GTTATGGTTGATAAAAAGATGCAACTAGAGCGATCGCAAACTAAAACTTGGTTACAGAAATGTAGCCAATTTTTTCCGATTTTAGATTGGGGTTTAAACTATCGAAAAGAATATTTAGCTGGTGATATAACCGCTGGAATCATTGTGGGTAGCGTGTTAGTTCCCCAAGCAATGGCGTATGCTTTATTAGCAGGTTTACCGCCCCAAGTAGGTTTATATGCTAGTATTGCACCGCCAATTGTTTATGCTTTTCTGGGCACTAGTCGATTTATTTCAGTTGCACCCGTAGCATTAGATTCGCTGATGACTGCTGCTGCAATTGCGCCTTTAGCTGCTACCTTAGCCACTGAAAACACTCCCGAATATTTCAAAGTTTATTTAGGATTAGCTTTGCTATTAGCACTAATGATTGGTGTAATTGAAATAACATTGGGAATTTTTCGCTTAGGATTTTTGGTAAATTTTCTCAGTCAAGCAGTCATTTCCGGTTTTATTAGCGCCGCAGCAATTCTCATTGCTTTTAGCCAAGTTAAACACTTACTCGGATTAAAAATTCCCCAAACAGAATCTTTTATTGAATTGTTAAGTTATTTAATTAAAGGAATTACTGCTATTAACTGGGTGACATTAACTTTAGGAGTAATCAGTATTTTAATTTTAGTTTACTTTCCCAAAATTTTGGATAAGCAACTGAAGAGAAAAGGATGGTATGAATCAACAATTATGCCGTTAACTAAAAGTGCGCCACTCTTTATTGTAATTATTGGTTCACTATTAGTTTGGTTTTTGCAATTGGAGCAAACTGCCGGAGTTAAAGTCGTCGGTAAGATTCCCCATGGTTTACCTGCTTTGACTTTTCCTAATTTGGATAGTACCGCAATTTCTACGTTATTACCCGCTGCTTTTGCGATTAGTTTTGTGGGTTTTATGGAAGCTTACTCAGTTGGTAAATTCTTAGCAAGTAAACGACGACAAAAAGTTGATGCTAACCAAGAATTTATTGCTTTAGGCGCTGCTAATATTAGCGCATCTTTAACAGGAGGTTATCCTATAACTGGAGGTGTAAGTCGATCGAGCGTCAACTTTTCTGCTAATGCTAATACTCCTTTAGCTTCGATCGTTACAGCCAGTATAATTGCACTGACTGTAATGTTTTTAACACCATTATTTTACTTTTTACCTCAAGCTTGTTTAGCAGCAATTATTGTGATAGCAGTTTCTAGCCTTTTAGATTTTGGCACGCTGAAACGTTTGTGGGTTTATAATCGTGCCGATGCGATCGCATGGTTAACAGCATTTTTTGCTGTCTTAATTACCAATGTAGAAAAAGGTATTTTAATTGGAGCAGCTATCTCAATTATTTTACATTTATGGCGTACCAGTCAACCTCATATTGCTGTTGTTGGCAGAGTAGGAGAAACTGAACATTTTCGCAATGTTTTACGGCATAACGTGAAAACTTGTCCTCATGTTTTAGCAGTTCGAGTTGATGCTAGCCTTTACTTTGTTAATACTAAATATCTGGAAGATTATGTCCTTAAAGCAGTAACCGATCGCCCTGAAGTCAAAAATTTATTACTAGTTTGCAGTGCGGTTAATTTAATTGATGGTAGTGCTTTAGAAACTTTAAAAGGGTTAATTGCTGACTTAAAAGCAAGAGGTATTGAGTTTTATCTGTCAGAAGTTAAAGGCCCCGTTATGGATAAACTAATTAAAGTTGGATTTGTCGATGAGTTAGGCAAAGATCATATTTTTCTGACAACCGATCTGGCAATGAAAACATTAGATAAGAAGATAGGAGACTGGGAAATATAAATTTTTATTTTTAGATCCCCGACTTCTTCAAGAAGTCGGGGATCTCTTTGTGAGTATAAGTTATATAAACTTTCATCAAAGTTATACTAAAGCCAACTATTATTTTAATAACAATACAACTTTTCATTATGAAACCTAACTACACAGATTTATCATATAACAAAAATTATTTACTGTTAATCACTATTCTTTCCTTAAGCGAGCTAACTAACCAACAAAAAAGCTCAAAGATTGAGCGAAAAAAAATTTTACTGATTTGTCAGTTTTTTTTATTAACTTTTTTGTGTAATCTCAACCAAGTACAAGCACAAATTATTCCAGATGCTACGGTAAATTCTACCGTTATAAATAATGGAACAACGAACACAATTGAAGGCGGAACTAGAGCAGGTAATAACTTGTTTCATAGTTTCCGGGAATTTTCTGTTACTACTGGAGGAGAGGCATTTTTTAATAACGCAGTAGATATCCGCAATATTTTTAGTCGGGTAACTGGTAGTTCTATCTCTAATATTGATGGATTGATTAGAGCAAATGGTACAGCGAATTTATTTTTACTTAATCCGAATGGAATTATTTTTGGGCCAAATGCTAGATTAAACATTGGTGGGTCTTTCTTTGCTTCTACTGCTAATAGTATTAAATTCACGGATGGCTTAGAATTTGCCGCTAATAATCCCCAATCTCCAGCTTTGCTAAGTATTAATGTACCGATCGGCTTACAATACGGCAAGACTCCGAGAGAAATTCGTATTCAAGGCAATTCTTCATCTTCTCTAAAAGTTTTACCAGGAAAAGCTTTAACAATTTTGGGTGGAAATGTAACTATAGATGGTGGTATTTTAGAAGCTCTTGGTGGTCGAATTGAGTTAGGTGGAGTTTCAACAGAGGGAACAATAGGACTAAATAATGATGGGAGTTTGAGCTTTCCTGAAAATGTGGCGCGTGCAGATGTGTCAATTATTAATCAAGCCGAAGTTAGAGTGCTAAATTCTGGCGGTGGTAGCATTACTGTTAAGGCAAGAAACTTAAATATTTCAGGAGAAAGCTTACTTTCAGCAGGGATAGCAACAGGAAAAGGAACACCAGAAAGTATAGCTGGAGATATTTTTTTAGATGCTACTGATGCAATTACAATTGCATCGAGCCAAATTGAGAATATTGTAGAAGAAAATGCGATCGGGAATAGTAGCACAATCAAAGTTAATGCGAAATCTTTAAGTCTTACTAATGGATCTCAACTTGATGCGAGTACATTAGGCAAAGGGAAAGCGGGAGATATTGAAATTGTAATTGGCGATCGTCTTTTACTCGACGGTGAAAACAACGGATATCCTAGTGGAATATTGGCTACTGTGCAACAAAAGGCTGAAGGTGAAGCAGGAAATATTAATATTACTACTAATTCTTTAAGTATTACCAATGGATCTCAAATTGGTGCTGCTACTTTTGGTTTTGGGAAAGCAGGAGAAATTTTAATACAAGCTAATAGTGTTTCTCTTGATGGTGAAGGTAGTGAATCTTTTAGTTCTATCATCAGCGGTGTGGAAGAAGGTGGCATAGGCGATGGCAGAGGTATTACTATTAATACCCAGACTTTAACTTTAACAAATGGCGCTCAAATAAATGCCACTACTTTAGGTAAAGGTAACGCCGGGAGAATTACTATTAATGCTACTGAAAGCGTATCTTTTGATGGGGAAGCGAGAGATGGAACTTCTACAGGTGCTTTTGGAATTGTTGGTGAAAATGCTGAAGGTGAAGCCGATGGAATTGAGATTAATAGCCGTTCTTTAACTTTAACAAATGGCGCTCAAATAAATGCCAGCACTTTTAGTAAGGGTAAAGCCGGAAGAATCACTATTAATGCTACTGAAATTGTATCTTTTGATGGCGAAACGAAAAAAGGATTTTCTACAGGTGCTTTTGGAATCGTTGACGAAAATGCTGAAGGCGAAGCCGATGGAATTGAAATTAATAGCCGTTCTTTGACTTTAACAAATGGTGCTCAAATTAATGCCAGTACTTTTGGCAAAGGTAAAGCCGGGAGAATTACTATAAATACTAGTGAAATTGTATCTTTTGACGGAGAAACAAAAAATGGAAATTCTACAGGTGCTTTTGGAATAGTTGGTGATAAAGCTGAAGGTGAAGCCAATAACATTGAAATTACTACCAAATATTTAATTTTAACAAATGGTACTCAAATAAATGCCAGCACTTTTGGTAAGGGTAAAGCCGGAAGAATCATTATTAATGCTAGTGAAAGTATATCCTTTGATGGGGAAGGGAAAAAAGGATTTTCTACAGGCGCTTTTGGAATCGTTGGCGAAAATGCTTTGGGTGCGGCTGATGGAATTGAGATTAATACCCGCGCTTTAACTTTAACAAATGGTGCTCAAATAAATGCCAATACTTTAGGTAAAGGTAATGCCGGAAGAATCGCTATTAATGCTAGTGAAAGTATATATTTTGATGGTGAAGCAAAAAACGAAGGTTCTACAGGTGCTTTTGGATTTGTAGGTTACAAAGCTATAGGTGCGGCTGATGGAATTGAGATTAATACCCGCTCTTTAATTTTAACCAATGGTGCTCAAATAAATGCCAGTACTTTTGGTTTTGGTAAAGCCGGAAGAATCACTATTAATGCTAGTGAAATTGTATTTTTTGATGGGATAACAAGAAAGGGATTTTCTACAGGTGCTTTTGGATCTGTGGGTGAAGAAGCTGTGGGTGCAGCTGATGGAATTGAGATTAATACTCGTTCTTTAATTTTAACCAATGGCGCTCAATTAGGAGTCAGTACATTAGGAATTGGTAAAGCCGGGAGAATTACTATTAATGCTAGTGAAAGTGTATCTTTTGACGGGGAAGTAAGAAATGAAAGTCCTTCAGGCGCTTTTGGATTTGTCGATGAAAGTGCTCAAGGTGAAGCCGATGGGATTGAGATTAATACTCGTTCGTTAACTTTAACTAATGGCGCTCGAATTGATGCAAGTACTTTAGGTATAGGTAAGGCAGGAATTATCAATATTGCGTCAGATACTATTAGTTTAGATGGAAAAAGTAAGGCTGGATTTCCTACTGAAGTAAGAAGCGAAGTAGGAGAAAATGGTATAGGCGAAGCAGGAGGTATTAATATCACGGCGAATTCGCTGTTTGTGACTAATGGCGCTCAATTGAATGCAAGTACTTCAGGAAAAGGTAGAGCGGGAGAGGTGAGAATTACGGCTAGCGATCGCATATCTTTTGATGGTATTAATAGTGGAGCCTTTAGCATTGTCGAAAAAGGTGCTACTGGCAAAGCAGGTGGTGTTACTCTTGAGACTCGCTTACTTACTATTAATAATGGTGCTGAATTAAGTGCAGGTACTTTTGGCGAAGGCAATGCTGGAAGCGTGACAATTAACACAAATGAATTGTTGCTAAATAATGCTAGTTTAGTGTCAACAAAAGTTGGCAAAGAATCAAAGGGAGATTCAGGTAATATAAATGTAATTGCTGGTCGTTTGAGATTAAATAATCAAAGCTATTTGACTGCTGCATCAGAAAAAGGTGAAGGGGGAAATATTACAATCCAAAGTAGAGATATTCAATTACGCCGTCAAAGTGAGATTTCTGCCGCTTCAGCCTTAGATGCTAAGGAAGGTAATATTGATATTGCTACTCGTACTTTAGCTCTTTTAGAAGCTAGCGAAATTAGAACTGATGCTGATGCTCCCAAAGGTGGTAGTAACATCACTATTTTACCTATAGATGATTTCGGAGTTGCTGTATTTGTATCGGCTGATAGTGTAATCAGTGCTAGTGGTAATTTGTCTATTGAAGGATATATTGAAACTCAATCTTCTGATATTCCGCAAGTAGAAGTAATTGATGCTACTAAATTAGTAGTTTCTACTTGTCGAAGTCGTGAAGGAGAAGAAAGCCAATTTATTATTACTGGTAAAGGTGGATTGCCATCTAGTCCTAATGAATCGCTAAAAAATGATGCGCTTTGGATAGATTTAAGACCCATAAATTTAAAAGCAGGTAAAGCAGTAAGTGAAGAACAAAGGAGTAGAATACAAGAAAACAGTGAACATGAAATTGTGGAAGCTCAAGGATGGGTTAAAAATGCTAAAGGTGAGGTTGTTTTAGTAACTCAAACAACAAAAGCAATACCTCAAAATTCAAATTTTTATCGGCAAAATTGTGTTGAATAAGTTCAGCAAAAATTTTACATTTCGCTAATTCCTGCTGTATAATAAGGTGCATTCCTTGTTGTTTGATTTACAAGAAAGTAGTGAATAATTTATCTAAAAAATACAATTTTTCTAATTTGTTGAAGTATTTGGTGCCGCTAATTATCTGTTTTGGCATTTTTGTTCGACTATCTCAATATTTCAGTAATCGGGCTTTATGGGGAGATGAAGCAAGTTTGGCTTTGAATATTGTTAATCGTTCTTATTTGGAGTTATTGCAACCTTTAGATCGTAATCAAGCTGCTCCTCCCGGTTTTTTGTGGATAGAAAAACTATTTACGCAAATTTTGGGAAATAATGAATATGCGCTGCGATTGTTTCCTTTGATTTCGGGAATAGTTTCTCTTATTGCTTTTTATAAGTTGGGAAAATGGGCGGTATCTGCGCTAGCTTTACCGATCGCTCTAATTCTTTTTGCCTGCTTGAAATATACCCTGTATTATGCCACTGAAGTTAAGCAATATTCCAGCGATGTCATGATTAGTTTGCTGATTTGTTTATTGCTAATTCCGTTACGCG
The Phormidium ambiguum IAM M-71 genome window above contains:
- a CDS encoding SulP family inorganic anion transporter; its protein translation is MVDKKMQLERSQTKTWLQKCSQFFPILDWGLNYRKEYLAGDITAGIIVGSVLVPQAMAYALLAGLPPQVGLYASIAPPIVYAFLGTSRFISVAPVALDSLMTAAAIAPLAATLATENTPEYFKVYLGLALLLALMIGVIEITLGIFRLGFLVNFLSQAVISGFISAAAILIAFSQVKHLLGLKIPQTESFIELLSYLIKGITAINWVTLTLGVISILILVYFPKILDKQLKRKGWYESTIMPLTKSAPLFIVIIGSLLVWFLQLEQTAGVKVVGKIPHGLPALTFPNLDSTAISTLLPAAFAISFVGFMEAYSVGKFLASKRRQKVDANQEFIALGAANISASLTGGYPITGGVSRSSVNFSANANTPLASIVTASIIALTVMFLTPLFYFLPQACLAAIIVIAVSSLLDFGTLKRLWVYNRADAIAWLTAFFAVLITNVEKGILIGAAISIILHLWRTSQPHIAVVGRVGETEHFRNVLRHNVKTCPHVLAVRVDASLYFVNTKYLEDYVLKAVTDRPEVKNLLLVCSAVNLIDGSALETLKGLIADLKARGIEFYLSEVKGPVMDKLIKVGFVDELGKDHIFLTTDLAMKTLDKKIGDWEI
- a CDS encoding filamentous hemagglutinin N-terminal domain-containing protein, with protein sequence MKPNYTDLSYNKNYLLLITILSLSELTNQQKSSKIERKKILLICQFFLLTFLCNLNQVQAQIIPDATVNSTVINNGTTNTIEGGTRAGNNLFHSFREFSVTTGGEAFFNNAVDIRNIFSRVTGSSISNIDGLIRANGTANLFLLNPNGIIFGPNARLNIGGSFFASTANSIKFTDGLEFAANNPQSPALLSINVPIGLQYGKTPREIRIQGNSSSSLKVLPGKALTILGGNVTIDGGILEALGGRIELGGVSTEGTIGLNNDGSLSFPENVARADVSIINQAEVRVLNSGGGSITVKARNLNISGESLLSAGIATGKGTPESIAGDIFLDATDAITIASSQIENIVEENAIGNSSTIKVNAKSLSLTNGSQLDASTLGKGKAGDIEIVIGDRLLLDGENNGYPSGILATVQQKAEGEAGNINITTNSLSITNGSQIGAATFGFGKAGEILIQANSVSLDGEGSESFSSIISGVEEGGIGDGRGITINTQTLTLTNGAQINATTLGKGNAGRITINATESVSFDGEARDGTSTGAFGIVGENAEGEADGIEINSRSLTLTNGAQINASTFSKGKAGRITINATEIVSFDGETKKGFSTGAFGIVDENAEGEADGIEINSRSLTLTNGAQINASTFGKGKAGRITINTSEIVSFDGETKNGNSTGAFGIVGDKAEGEANNIEITTKYLILTNGTQINASTFGKGKAGRIIINASESISFDGEGKKGFSTGAFGIVGENALGAADGIEINTRALTLTNGAQINANTLGKGNAGRIAINASESIYFDGEAKNEGSTGAFGFVGYKAIGAADGIEINTRSLILTNGAQINASTFGFGKAGRITINASEIVFFDGITRKGFSTGAFGSVGEEAVGAADGIEINTRSLILTNGAQLGVSTLGIGKAGRITINASESVSFDGEVRNESPSGAFGFVDESAQGEADGIEINTRSLTLTNGARIDASTLGIGKAGIINIASDTISLDGKSKAGFPTEVRSEVGENGIGEAGGINITANSLFVTNGAQLNASTSGKGRAGEVRITASDRISFDGINSGAFSIVEKGATGKAGGVTLETRLLTINNGAELSAGTFGEGNAGSVTINTNELLLNNASLVSTKVGKESKGDSGNINVIAGRLRLNNQSYLTAASEKGEGGNITIQSRDIQLRRQSEISAASALDAKEGNIDIATRTLALLEASEIRTDADAPKGGSNITILPIDDFGVAVFVSADSVISASGNLSIEGYIETQSSDIPQVEVIDATKLVVSTCRSREGEESQFIITGKGGLPSSPNESLKNDALWIDLRPINLKAGKAVSEEQRSRIQENSEHEIVEAQGWVKNAKGEVVLVTQTTKAIPQNSNFYRQNCVE